The proteins below are encoded in one region of Neoasaia chiangmaiensis:
- a CDS encoding DUF4123 domain-containing protein, with product MSQSAASAVKSVLDSIRERIARWGDGPVHVAMDGALFDDLPDMLRRADFESRPLFIEQSDPKMRRDGPHAVVFPRERLDDFLILPDVTKGGVFWNVPNCDAMTFYRHLRGLNMARLPTPATVELSSGRKTRMVVFRHFDPASVLVTLPVMTPTQRARMFGPAHALLLDTQSRQGTLEARRRNNWPDAEKGPLTFSRAQMDQVSDAMVARSRHNVMEFLRREAPGSTSDASDDVLLFFVKETERLARHWGLTTEKGFKAFAWIRLRSNGEAFEMNDVKAFITDGQAAPDEQAHAIMQEVMRRDRKGAER from the coding sequence TTGAGCCAGTCTGCCGCGAGCGCGGTCAAGTCCGTCCTGGACTCGATTCGAGAAAGGATTGCCCGATGGGGAGATGGCCCGGTTCATGTCGCCATGGATGGGGCACTCTTTGATGATCTTCCCGATATGCTCCGGAGGGCCGACTTCGAAAGCCGCCCTTTGTTTATCGAGCAGTCCGACCCCAAGATGCGCCGTGACGGCCCACATGCCGTCGTGTTTCCGCGCGAGCGTCTGGATGACTTCCTGATACTGCCCGACGTTACAAAAGGCGGTGTTTTCTGGAATGTCCCCAACTGTGACGCCATGACGTTCTACCGACATCTGCGAGGGCTGAACATGGCGCGACTGCCGACGCCGGCAACTGTCGAGCTATCGTCCGGCAGAAAGACGCGTATGGTCGTATTTCGCCACTTCGATCCCGCAAGTGTTCTGGTGACGCTGCCGGTCATGACGCCGACGCAGAGGGCGCGCATGTTCGGCCCCGCGCACGCTTTGCTCTTGGATACCCAGAGCCGGCAGGGCACGCTTGAAGCACGTCGCCGCAATAATTGGCCAGATGCTGAAAAAGGACCGCTCACCTTCAGCCGGGCACAAATGGACCAGGTCTCGGATGCCATGGTCGCGCGATCCCGCCACAACGTCATGGAATTTCTGAGAAGGGAAGCACCTGGCAGCACGAGCGATGCGTCCGACGACGTTCTTCTGTTTTTCGTCAAAGAAACGGAGCGACTTGCGCGCCACTGGGGCTTGACCACCGAGAAAGGCTTTAAGGCCTTCGCATGGATCCGGCTCCGGTCAAATGGAGAGGCCTTCGAGATGAACGATGTAAAAGCGTTCATCACTGACGGTCAGGCCGCTCCTGACGAACAGGCCCACGCCATAATGCAGGAGGTCATGCGGCGGGACCGGAAGGGGGCTGAGCGATGA
- a CDS encoding ankyrin repeat domain-containing protein: protein MEEIDVGWFGKKKSYDGELIDAIMGSERKEAMDLVKSGASLEEKYDRYAGSTPLLMASATDQWDLVEFFIEYGANIWAYSKFGMNVGDYAEGSRVIPDCPEGQALQRVRAILHQRGFPSPAPHPKEVVRLAAEGKWPPAGAH from the coding sequence ATGGAGGAAATTGACGTGGGATGGTTTGGAAAGAAGAAGTCATATGATGGCGAACTGATAGACGCCATCATGGGGAGCGAAAGAAAGGAAGCTATGGATCTTGTTAAGTCTGGAGCAAGTCTTGAAGAAAAATACGACAGATACGCCGGTTCAACGCCTCTGCTCATGGCGTCAGCAACGGATCAATGGGATTTGGTTGAATTTTTTATCGAATATGGAGCAAATATTTGGGCGTACAGTAAATTTGGCATGAATGTTGGTGACTATGCTGAAGGCAGTCGCGTTATACCTGACTGCCCCGAAGGTCAGGCTTTGCAGCGCGTCAGGGCAATCCTGCACCAGCGAGGCTTCCCTTCCCCGGCACCGCACCCAAAGGAGGTCGTACGCCTGGCCGCGGAAGGCAAATGGCCGCCTGCGGGGGCGCATTGA
- a CDS encoding DcrB/PsbP domain-containing protein, producing MAACGGALKMEAPRNHLSIALPEGWRDESTILIKAPVIDMRMPFAPIFGTQREPLPEDFVGMGYEGLELYAQHHLRYLKREYENVVVEADPANSLDRSMREMIVRCDLEEMTVTQWITLSYWNEATVLITTAAAGYLDFPSLEQTFRRLRETLRIS from the coding sequence ATGGCCGCCTGCGGGGGCGCATTGAAGATGGAGGCCCCACGCAATCATCTTTCGATCGCTCTTCCGGAAGGCTGGCGCGATGAGTCGACAATCCTCATCAAGGCACCGGTCATCGACATGAGGATGCCGTTCGCTCCCATCTTCGGCACCCAGCGGGAGCCGCTCCCCGAGGACTTCGTCGGCATGGGATACGAGGGCCTCGAGCTCTATGCCCAGCATCATCTTCGGTATCTGAAGCGGGAGTATGAAAACGTCGTTGTCGAGGCCGATCCGGCCAATTCGCTGGATCGTTCGATGCGCGAGATGATCGTGCGGTGCGACCTCGAGGAAATGACCGTCACGCAGTGGATCACCCTTTCATACTGGAATGAGGCAACCGTTCTCATCACAACAGCTGCGGCCGGCTATCTGGATTTCCCCTCTCTGGAGCAGACATTTCGACGACTGCGTGAAACCTTGCGCATTTCATAA
- a CDS encoding ligand-binding sensor domain-containing diguanylate cyclase has product MNRVTTYGILIACFYLAIISTSYAQSLSSRLFNQTSGLTNLDPDHLIETRSGAIIATTQGASFVFDGHSFLPLGAEQGLPDSTAVNDITLGPDARTIIASQENRLLVAQDPSPFSLVRLHFRTIALPVNGRYVQTSALSAFGNGVAVSTGHDLLYLSLDVPAEPKFIVPPPQITRANRSLRTPLDVYGNGPDLWVSDHDGRICVFGATRDHCWAAQEGLPTRRWGGFLATSGRSVIVRTGNIAAILDPQQASVRLEMIPDNVPALDGLSRFLRIDRAANGDLITQAVHGVAVRHDGVWHAITLTDGFNQLLPMAIDQAGSIWLGLLGEGVRQYVGWGAIDNLTRLGGLSNGVVWGIIRAQDGRLWIATDGGLDLLSPGKPPRPSFENRSIQSLAVGRPGILWMSVNASTLVRLDTRTGAKTEYPFPDISTVHTAPDGTAWVATGNGLYRLEDDGRTRPMPVLSSAHDTSLTDLVIDPDGTIWLTGSGMLWRKRPGEDMRPFVRQWGEPKVNTETLAHRPGGPVWVGTLDGLFRVDTTTPQPRVTKIDPDRLPDRTIAAVMVDRRNNVWVGTSSGVAILHDGQWVSADVTSGLVGNDVAQDSIYEDADGSIWIGTAQGLSHILKPDILWQLDAPHPSIQKVTVDGVPYHGEMLPYAHPRLDVWIGLLGGRRGGRTFFRYQIAGIAPRWQALSTDHLVYPALPSGQHRLLIETVDPDTRAPSDPITLVITIRLPWWRQPWAYAGYVVLLIGTGWLLLRLRTRYLMQQRARLEATVRAQTADLLDAHAALEAQSRQLVYRATHDGLTGLLNRAAVQESLTKALTGTIVPRLAVSLIDIDHFKRLNDTHGHLVGDAALVALGERFRHQLAPDETIGRYGGEEYVLLVPQSGSDGFRRVTAIIDTATASPFAIEGLTLTLSVSAGVAVAGEGDSWNSIIRRADRALYQAKRNGRARIVPADGVFAERYQPDQVDVILKG; this is encoded by the coding sequence GTGAATCGTGTAACAACATACGGTATCCTCATTGCCTGTTTCTATCTGGCGATTATTTCTACGTCCTATGCTCAGTCTTTATCATCGCGTCTGTTCAATCAGACATCTGGCCTGACGAACCTCGACCCGGATCATCTGATCGAAACGAGGTCCGGCGCGATCATTGCGACCACCCAGGGAGCGTCGTTCGTCTTTGACGGTCACAGCTTTCTGCCGCTCGGAGCCGAGCAGGGCTTGCCTGATAGTACGGCCGTGAACGACATCACACTTGGGCCAGACGCTCGAACCATCATTGCTTCGCAGGAAAACCGACTGCTGGTCGCGCAAGATCCCTCTCCATTTTCTTTGGTGCGCCTCCATTTCAGGACAATCGCCCTTCCGGTTAACGGTCGCTATGTGCAGACCTCGGCTTTAAGTGCCTTTGGGAATGGCGTGGCGGTCTCGACCGGGCATGATCTTCTGTATCTGTCGCTTGATGTTCCTGCTGAACCAAAATTCATCGTCCCTCCGCCTCAAATAACACGCGCCAATCGTTCCTTGCGCACCCCATTGGACGTTTATGGCAATGGCCCTGATCTTTGGGTGAGCGACCACGATGGACGCATCTGTGTCTTTGGTGCGACGCGTGACCACTGCTGGGCGGCGCAGGAAGGGCTACCGACGCGACGCTGGGGTGGTTTCCTCGCCACAAGCGGGCGAAGTGTGATCGTCCGAACCGGCAATATCGCCGCCATCCTTGATCCGCAGCAGGCGTCTGTCCGTCTTGAGATGATTCCGGACAACGTGCCGGCTCTCGATGGCCTCTCTCGCTTCTTACGGATCGATAGGGCTGCAAACGGCGATCTGATAACGCAGGCCGTTCATGGCGTCGCGGTGCGGCATGATGGCGTCTGGCATGCGATCACGCTCACTGATGGTTTCAATCAGCTCTTGCCCATGGCCATCGACCAGGCCGGTTCTATCTGGCTCGGCCTTTTGGGTGAGGGGGTCCGCCAGTATGTGGGCTGGGGCGCTATAGATAACCTGACCCGGCTGGGTGGTTTGTCCAACGGTGTCGTCTGGGGAATTATCCGTGCGCAAGATGGTCGCCTGTGGATTGCCACGGATGGCGGGCTCGATCTTCTTTCGCCCGGCAAACCGCCTCGTCCCAGTTTCGAGAACCGGAGTATACAGTCTCTGGCTGTAGGACGGCCAGGTATCCTCTGGATGTCGGTGAACGCCAGTACTCTGGTCCGGCTCGATACGCGCACGGGTGCGAAGACCGAATATCCATTCCCGGATATTTCAACGGTCCACACCGCGCCGGATGGCACGGCATGGGTTGCAACCGGGAACGGCCTATATCGTCTGGAAGACGACGGCCGCACCCGGCCGATGCCCGTTCTAAGCAGCGCGCATGACACCTCATTGACTGATCTGGTCATCGATCCGGACGGCACGATCTGGCTGACCGGGAGCGGAATGCTCTGGCGCAAACGGCCCGGCGAGGACATGCGCCCGTTCGTCCGGCAATGGGGGGAGCCGAAGGTTAACACGGAGACCCTGGCGCATCGGCCCGGCGGACCGGTCTGGGTCGGCACTCTGGATGGTCTCTTTCGGGTCGATACCACCACACCTCAGCCCCGCGTCACCAAAATCGATCCGGATCGCCTCCCGGATCGCACGATCGCCGCTGTCATGGTGGACCGGCGCAACAACGTCTGGGTTGGAACGTCGAGCGGGGTTGCGATCCTGCATGATGGGCAATGGGTCTCCGCTGATGTGACATCCGGCCTTGTCGGTAACGACGTGGCGCAGGACAGCATTTACGAAGATGCGGACGGTTCAATCTGGATCGGTACCGCCCAAGGTCTGTCGCACATTCTGAAACCTGACATCCTGTGGCAGCTGGATGCGCCCCATCCGTCGATTCAGAAAGTGACGGTCGATGGTGTTCCCTATCACGGCGAGATGCTTCCCTATGCACATCCTCGGCTTGATGTCTGGATCGGTCTCCTTGGCGGAAGGCGCGGTGGGCGGACCTTCTTTCGTTATCAGATCGCAGGCATCGCCCCCCGCTGGCAGGCACTCTCGACCGATCACCTTGTCTACCCGGCCCTTCCCTCGGGCCAACACCGCTTGCTGATCGAGACGGTCGATCCGGACACGCGTGCGCCATCGGATCCGATCACACTTGTGATCACCATCAGACTGCCATGGTGGCGACAGCCTTGGGCCTATGCCGGTTACGTTGTCCTGCTGATAGGGACTGGATGGCTTCTGCTACGGCTGCGGACCCGCTACCTCATGCAACAGCGCGCCCGGCTCGAAGCTACAGTCAGGGCGCAGACAGCCGACTTGTTGGACGCCCATGCCGCCCTTGAAGCTCAATCCCGGCAGCTTGTTTACCGTGCTACCCATGACGGCCTGACGGGGCTGTTGAACCGGGCGGCCGTGCAGGAAAGCTTGACCAAGGCGCTGACTGGCACGATCGTGCCACGACTGGCGGTCAGCCTGATCGACATTGATCACTTCAAGCGGCTCAACGACACGCATGGCCATCTGGTCGGTGACGCCGCGCTGGTCGCCTTGGGCGAGCGGTTCCGCCATCAGCTCGCCCCCGACGAAACCATTGGACGCTATGGGGGAGAGGAATATGTGCTTCTCGTGCCGCAGAGTGGTTCTGACGGATTCAGACGGGTCACTGCCATCATCGACACTGCAACAGCCAGTCCGTTTGCGATCGAAGGGTTGACCCTGACACTGAGCGTCAGTGCTGGTGTTGCGGTCGCAGGTGAGGGGGATAGCTGGAACTCAATCATTCGTCGTGCGGACCGGGCACTTTACCAGGCGAAACGTAATGGCCGCGCTCGGATCGTCCCGGCGGACGGCGTTTTCGCAGAACGATATCAACCCGATCAAGTGGACGTGATCCTAAAAGGCTGA
- a CDS encoding DUF1223 domain-containing protein yields MKRKSVISTALGGMLALVGTSVPAMAADPDHPTVVELFQSQGCSSCPPANANLLALSDRPDLLTLSWEVTYWDDLGWKDTFSAPAFTARQWDYAHAFHRREVFTPEIVVNGRADTVGADRPELERTIVQADRGEGGPRIVVSGLDVTISGHAGTALVVLVRFDPKIIRVPILRGENGGRVLPHRNLVRQVTVLGTFSGGSHSYRMPDARNPDLRSAILVEASQGGPILAAARVPV; encoded by the coding sequence ATGAAGCGCAAAAGCGTCATATCCACCGCACTGGGCGGCATGTTGGCGCTTGTCGGCACATCGGTACCGGCCATGGCTGCGGACCCGGACCACCCGACCGTGGTGGAGCTGTTCCAAAGCCAGGGTTGTTCGTCCTGCCCGCCTGCGAATGCCAATCTTCTGGCATTGTCCGATCGCCCCGATCTGCTGACCCTGTCGTGGGAAGTAACCTATTGGGACGATCTCGGCTGGAAAGATACGTTCAGCGCACCGGCTTTCACGGCGCGCCAGTGGGATTATGCTCACGCGTTCCATCGGCGCGAGGTGTTCACGCCGGAGATCGTCGTCAACGGCCGCGCGGATACAGTCGGGGCGGACCGGCCAGAACTTGAACGCACGATCGTTCAGGCCGATCGTGGCGAGGGTGGGCCCCGGATCGTCGTCTCGGGTCTCGACGTGACGATTTCCGGCCATGCCGGAACGGCGCTTGTCGTGCTGGTGCGTTTCGATCCCAAGATTATCAGAGTACCGATCCTGCGCGGCGAGAACGGTGGGCGGGTTCTCCCGCATCGCAACCTCGTGCGGCAGGTCACCGTGCTCGGCACTTTTAGCGGCGGATCGCACAGCTATCGGATGCCAGATGCGCGCAATCCGGACCTTCGTTCGGCTATTCTCGTGGAAGCGTCGCAGGGCGGCCCCATTCTGGCAGCAGCGCGCGTGCCAGTCTGA
- a CDS encoding pentapeptide MXKDX repeat protein: MSIRNIAIAAAFSSAVALGGVAHAQDTMSHDAMAPNQMAPNAMAHDSMSKNGMAHDAMAPNAMAPNAMSHNGMSHGGMKKHGGMGHHGMKKDAMSHDSMSHDSMSHDNAMAAPQDSMAKPN, encoded by the coding sequence ATGTCTATTCGCAATATCGCCATTGCCGCCGCTTTCTCGTCCGCCGTCGCTCTGGGTGGCGTTGCCCACGCACAGGACACCATGTCGCACGATGCCATGGCCCCGAACCAGATGGCGCCGAACGCGATGGCGCATGACAGCATGTCGAAGAACGGCATGGCGCACGATGCGATGGCCCCGAATGCGATGGCTCCAAATGCGATGTCGCATAACGGCATGTCTCATGGCGGCATGAAGAAGCATGGTGGCATGGGGCATCACGGCATGAAGAAGGACGCGATGTCCCACGACAGCATGAGCCACGACAGCATGAGCCATGACAACGCGATGGCCGCGCCGCAGGACAGCATGGCGAAGCCGAACTAA
- a CDS encoding molybdopterin-dependent oxidoreductase: protein MSHNRLDRSAIAPELRRIERRLMLKGALSLGGLSMLSGCALDDEPSVERALSAMSRFTDRMQAMLFSRQRLAREFDASRITHPFPFNAYYDESEVRTVDPAGWRLEVDGLVSDRRPWSLAQFRALPQKRQITRHICVEGWSAIGDWSGVPLSMFLQRVGADLRAKYVNFRCFDDYSTSIDMATALHPQTILALDYGDGALPPAYGAPMKVRIPTKLGYKNPKYLASIEVTNRFPGGYWEDQGYDWFGGS, encoded by the coding sequence ATGAGTCACAACCGCCTCGATCGCTCGGCGATCGCCCCCGAACTGCGCCGGATCGAGCGCCGTCTGATGCTCAAAGGCGCCCTGTCGCTCGGTGGGCTGTCGATGCTGTCCGGCTGTGCGCTGGACGACGAGCCATCCGTGGAGCGTGCGCTCAGCGCGATGTCGCGTTTCACCGACCGGATGCAGGCCATGCTGTTCAGCCGCCAGCGGCTCGCGCGGGAATTCGACGCATCCAGGATCACGCATCCTTTTCCGTTCAACGCCTATTACGACGAGAGCGAGGTTCGCACTGTCGATCCCGCTGGGTGGCGCCTGGAGGTTGACGGTCTGGTGTCGGACAGACGCCCGTGGTCGCTCGCGCAGTTCCGCGCGCTGCCGCAGAAACGGCAAATTACACGCCATATCTGCGTCGAGGGATGGAGTGCGATCGGCGACTGGTCCGGTGTGCCGCTTTCGATGTTCCTGCAAAGGGTCGGCGCGGATCTGCGTGCGAAATATGTCAATTTTCGCTGCTTCGACGATTATTCGACGAGCATCGACATGGCGACCGCGCTGCATCCGCAGACCATACTGGCGCTGGATTATGGAGACGGTGCCCTTCCGCCTGCCTATGGCGCGCCGATGAAGGTCCGGATTCCAACGAAGCTCGGCTACAAGAATCCGAAATATCTCGCGTCCATCGAGGTCACCAATCGCTTTCCGGGCGGCTATTGGGAAGATCAGGGTTACGACTGGTTTGGCGGGTCATAA
- a CDS encoding cytochrome b/b6 domain-containing protein, translated as MLSSRRVRPRRTPSPVIRITHWIGALSMLAMIGSGWQIYNASPILPFEFPAWATLGGWLGGGIAWHFAAMWVLMAAGVVYMGYGVLSGHFRRDLRPVGPRAIGRDMAQALRFRLSHAAGHYNAVQRLLYTGVLIVALLTVASGLSIWKPVQLGWLTWLFGGYDIARRIHFAMMTLIVAFLVIHIALALLVPSTLFGMVFGRRPSAAPEASIQEGAAR; from the coding sequence ATGCTCTCATCACGCCGCGTGCGACCGCGTCGCACGCCATCGCCCGTTATTCGCATCACCCACTGGATCGGCGCATTGTCGATGCTCGCCATGATCGGCAGTGGCTGGCAGATCTATAATGCCTCGCCCATCCTGCCTTTCGAATTCCCGGCCTGGGCCACGTTGGGTGGCTGGCTGGGCGGCGGGATCGCCTGGCATTTCGCGGCGATGTGGGTGCTGATGGCTGCCGGTGTCGTTTACATGGGGTATGGCGTGCTGTCGGGGCATTTCCGCCGCGATCTGCGGCCCGTCGGCCCGCGCGCCATCGGTCGTGATATGGCGCAGGCGCTGCGCTTCAGGCTGTCCCATGCCGCCGGTCATTACAACGCTGTCCAGCGGCTGCTTTATACCGGCGTGCTGATTGTCGCCCTGCTGACTGTTGCAAGCGGGCTGTCCATCTGGAAGCCGGTGCAGCTTGGATGGCTGACATGGCTGTTCGGCGGTTACGATATCGCCCGCCGCATTCATTTCGCGATGATGACGCTGATCGTCGCCTTTCTCGTCATTCACATCGCGCTCGCCCTGCTCGTGCCGTCGACCCTGTTCGGCATGGTGTTCGGCCGCCGTCCCAGCGCGGCGCCGGAAGCGAGCATTCAGGAGGGGGCCGCCCGATGA
- the msrB gene encoding peptide-methionine (R)-S-oxide reductase MsrB translates to MTSRRQFFLAAVAMAAFGRARATGHYPVTHTDAEWHRLLTPAQYNVLREAGTEMPYSSPLLTEHRPGRFACAGCDTAAFDARTKFDSGTGWPSFDSALPHAVQERGDDSLGMERTEVRCATCGSHLGHVFDDGPQPTGLRYCMNGVALSFHTA, encoded by the coding sequence ATGACATCCCGCCGCCAGTTCTTTCTTGCCGCCGTTGCCATGGCGGCATTCGGCCGCGCACGGGCCACCGGGCATTATCCCGTCACGCATACCGACGCCGAATGGCACCGCCTGCTGACGCCCGCGCAATACAATGTGCTGCGCGAGGCAGGCACCGAAATGCCGTATTCGAGCCCATTGCTGACTGAGCATCGCCCCGGCCGCTTCGCCTGTGCCGGATGCGACACGGCAGCCTTCGACGCCCGCACGAAGTTCGACAGCGGCACCGGCTGGCCGAGTTTCGACAGCGCCCTGCCGCACGCCGTGCAGGAACGTGGCGATGACAGCCTGGGCATGGAACGCACGGAGGTGCGGTGCGCGACCTGCGGCAGTCATCTCGGCCACGTGTTCGATGACGGACCGCAGCCAACGGGCCTGCGCTACTGCATGAACGGCGTGGCACTCTCGTTCCATACGGCCTGA
- the msrA gene encoding peptide-methionine (S)-S-oxide reductase MsrA: MTRSGLFGVSLMALTTFGAACHTAMGEPGPHILPAPVLAEPAPATHHASAVFAGGCFWGVQSVFEHIRGVTATRAGFDGGARDTADYETVSSGDTGHAESVEVDFDPTQVSYGTLMRIFFSVALDPTQVNRQFPDDGTQYRSVLYTRSTEQAREAHAYIAQLDAAHVFARPIATQVTPDHGFYPAEADHQNFAARYPDHPYIATYDAPRIEALHALFASSWRPQPVLTLADDGGS, translated from the coding sequence ATGACACGATCAGGACTTTTCGGCGTTTCCCTGATGGCGCTGACCACATTCGGCGCCGCCTGCCACACGGCAATGGGCGAACCCGGTCCCCATATTCTTCCGGCACCCGTCCTGGCGGAACCGGCACCCGCGACGCACCATGCCAGCGCCGTCTTCGCGGGTGGCTGCTTCTGGGGCGTGCAGAGCGTGTTCGAACATATCCGTGGCGTGACCGCGACCCGCGCGGGTTTCGACGGCGGCGCGCGCGACACGGCGGATTATGAAACCGTCAGCAGCGGCGATACGGGACACGCAGAATCGGTCGAAGTCGATTTCGATCCGACGCAGGTCAGCTACGGCACGCTGATGCGCATCTTCTTTTCCGTCGCCCTCGACCCGACACAGGTGAACCGCCAGTTCCCGGATGACGGCACGCAATATCGCTCCGTGCTCTATACCCGCTCCACCGAACAGGCACGGGAAGCGCACGCCTATATCGCACAGCTCGACGCGGCGCATGTCTTCGCGCGGCCCATCGCAACGCAGGTGACGCCGGATCATGGATTCTACCCGGCCGAGGCGGATCACCAAAATTTCGCGGCCCGCTATCCGGATCACCCATATATCGCTACATATGACGCACCACGGATCGAGGCGCTGCACGCGTTGTTCGCATCGTCCTGGCGCCCGCAGCCTGTGCTGACGCTGGCCGACGATGGCGGGAGCTGA
- a CDS encoding sigma-70 family RNA polymerase sigma factor produces MTEADWSRWMAAAQAGDADAYRRVLAEAQAWLRRFFLRRLPPSMVDDAVQDTLLAVHEKRHTFNPSQKFGPWIAAIARYKWIDRLRATSRVDDAPLDDDLPVQDHEEQVTTAHALERLLGQLKPAQAETIRLVKLRGLSIEEAARQTGQSATLVKVNIHRGLNRMNALVMRGSDVD; encoded by the coding sequence GTGACGGAAGCGGATTGGAGCCGCTGGATGGCAGCGGCTCAGGCCGGCGATGCCGATGCCTATCGCCGCGTGCTCGCCGAGGCGCAGGCATGGCTGAGACGCTTCTTTCTCCGGCGCCTGCCGCCATCCATGGTTGACGACGCCGTGCAGGACACGCTGCTGGCCGTTCACGAGAAACGGCATACATTCAATCCGTCCCAGAAGTTCGGTCCCTGGATCGCCGCAATCGCCCGATACAAATGGATCGACCGGTTGCGGGCCACCAGCCGGGTGGACGATGCACCGCTCGACGACGACCTGCCGGTGCAGGATCATGAGGAGCAGGTGACGACGGCCCATGCGCTGGAGCGCCTGCTCGGACAGCTGAAGCCCGCGCAGGCGGAAACCATCCGCCTCGTCAAGCTGCGCGGATTGAGTATCGAGGAGGCGGCACGCCAGACGGGACAGTCCGCCACGCTGGTCAAGGTCAACATTCATCGCGGTCTGAACCGCATGAATGCTTTAGTAATGCGAGGTAGTGATGTCGACTGA
- a CDS encoding NrsF family protein, with product MSTDPLIDRLATGLRPVRRRTPWRDATILLALGAIEIVFVLKLGLMRPDMPHAMGMPSFWWKAVSLAVIAAVGGTTALLSLDPTRSPRRGLRIVGMLALAALALGWLVDVLQAGPAVLWQRLDPTHGIVCARKIVELSLPAVLALGLFARRGAPVDARGTAWAVGIAAAAFGALAFVLACPFDDPLYVAVWYSAACGVVTLVTRLVLPPLTRW from the coding sequence ATGTCGACTGATCCCTTGATCGATCGGCTCGCGACCGGCCTGCGTCCCGTCAGACGGCGGACGCCGTGGCGGGACGCGACGATCCTGCTGGCGCTGGGCGCGATCGAGATCGTCTTCGTGCTGAAGCTGGGCCTGATGCGTCCGGATATGCCGCACGCCATGGGAATGCCGAGCTTCTGGTGGAAGGCCGTGAGCCTGGCCGTGATCGCCGCCGTCGGCGGGACGACGGCGCTCCTGTCCCTCGATCCCACACGCTCACCACGACGGGGTCTGCGCATCGTGGGCATGCTCGCCCTCGCGGCGCTCGCGCTCGGCTGGCTGGTGGATGTGCTTCAGGCCGGTCCCGCCGTGCTCTGGCAGCGGCTCGATCCGACGCACGGCATCGTCTGCGCACGGAAAATCGTGGAATTATCCCTGCCGGCGGTGCTGGCACTCGGCCTGTTCGCGCGGCGCGGCGCACCGGTGGATGCGCGCGGCACGGCCTGGGCAGTGGGCATCGCCGCCGCGGCCTTTGGCGCGCTGGCCTTCGTGCTGGCCTGTCCGTTCGACGACCCGCTTTATGTCGCCGTCTGGTATTCGGCGGCCTGCGGCGTCGTGACACTCGTGACACGTCTGGTCCTGCCGCCACTGACCCGCTGGTAG
- the yghU gene encoding glutathione-dependent disulfide-bond oxidoreductase: protein MSSSNTYMPPPVWTWNAQNGGAFASINRPVAGPTHEKALPVGRHPLQLYSLGTPNGVKVTIMLEELLAAGHAGAEYDAWLIRIGEGDQFGSGFTDVNPNSKIPALVDHSLDRPLNVFESGSILLYLAEKFDAFLPKDIVGRTACLNWLFWQVGSGPYIGGGFGHFYAYAPEKIEYAINRFTMEAKRQLDVLNRRLAESPFIAGDDYTIADMAIFPWYGGLVEGWMYNDAATFLNVQDYPHVRAWADRLLERPAVRRGRMVNRMVGEPSGQLHERHDASDFETKTQDRLAQG, encoded by the coding sequence ATGTCTTCATCGAACACCTATATGCCGCCGCCGGTCTGGACATGGAATGCCCAGAATGGTGGCGCATTCGCCAGCATCAACCGCCCGGTCGCAGGCCCCACGCATGAGAAGGCGCTTCCTGTCGGTCGCCATCCGCTCCAGCTCTATTCGCTGGGGACGCCGAACGGCGTGAAGGTCACGATCATGCTGGAAGAGCTGCTGGCGGCGGGTCATGCGGGCGCCGAGTATGATGCGTGGCTGATCCGCATCGGGGAGGGCGATCAGTTCGGTTCCGGTTTTACCGACGTGAATCCGAATTCCAAGATTCCGGCGCTCGTGGATCATAGTCTGGACAGGCCGCTGAATGTGTTCGAATCCGGCTCCATCCTGCTGTATCTTGCCGAGAAATTCGATGCGTTCCTGCCGAAGGATATCGTGGGTCGAACGGCGTGTCTCAACTGGCTGTTCTGGCAGGTTGGAAGCGGTCCGTATATCGGCGGCGGCTTCGGGCATTTTTATGCCTATGCGCCGGAGAAAATCGAATACGCGATTAACCGCTTCACCATGGAGGCCAAACGTCAGCTCGACGTTCTCAACCGACGGCTTGCCGAAAGCCCGTTCATCGCAGGCGATGATTACACGATTGCCGATATGGCGATCTTCCCATGGTATGGCGGCCTCGTGGAAGGCTGGATGTATAACGATGCCGCCACGTTCCTGAATGTACAGGACTATCCGCATGTCCGGGCCTGGGCGGACCGGCTGCTCGAACGCCCGGCCGTGCGGCGTGGTCGAATGGTCAACCGTATGGTCGGCGAGCCGTCAGGCCAGCTGCACGAACGCCATGATGCGTCCGACTTCGAGACGAAAACGCAGGACCGGCTTGCCCAAGGCTGA